A window of Campylobacter pinnipediorum subsp. pinnipediorum contains these coding sequences:
- a CDS encoding LptF/LptG family permease has protein sequence MKLYSRYIGWIYFKTFLIIFLALELFYVGIDLLSNFKDLPVSAGLQLLYMGATFLTAISYTMPISLVLATVVCFIGIARSNEFVSFYALGVYKNSLIKMPFLISCVITVLYILLNFTSFAYMYDYQKSIKDGFSVKRNTTDSFLKFDGKFIYIKELNPLEQSISDIAIFDINNTTLNNIMFANNAKFNSDEWILNDTKTIVLPEKLQVGEKGLDIKTSSNVHSLKGFTPKNIQSANSDDRISLSVLDTIDFITTFQGEGASINNAKSIFYTLTIAPLFGPILVFILYYHLPVVGRFFNLALASFVYVLVTLIIWGVLFILAKFSATGVLVPELGIVMPVVLLAFYSIYLFRLNR, from the coding sequence TTGAAACTTTATTCTAGATATATTGGCTGGATTTATTTTAAGACATTTTTGATTATATTTTTAGCTTTGGAATTGTTTTATGTTGGGATTGATTTGCTTTCAAATTTCAAAGACTTACCAGTCTCTGCTGGTTTACAACTTTTATATATGGGCGCTACTTTTTTAACTGCCATATCATATACAATGCCTATTTCTTTGGTTTTAGCAACAGTTGTTTGCTTTATAGGTATAGCTCGTTCAAATGAGTTTGTAAGCTTTTATGCTCTAGGTGTTTATAAAAATTCTTTGATAAAAATGCCATTTTTGATATCATGTGTCATTACAGTTTTGTATATTTTGCTTAATTTTACATCTTTTGCATATATGTATGATTATCAAAAGAGTATTAAAGACGGGTTTAGCGTAAAAAGAAATACAACTGACTCTTTTTTAAAATTTGATGGAAAATTTATATATATTAAAGAACTCAACCCTTTAGAGCAAAGTATCTCAGATATTGCTATTTTTGATATAAATAACACAACATTAAACAATATTATGTTTGCTAATAATGCTAAATTTAATTCGGATGAGTGGATATTAAACGACACAAAAACTATAGTATTGCCTGAAAAATTACAAGTTGGAGAAAAAGGTTTAGATATAAAAACAAGCTCCAATGTTCATTCGTTAAAAGGCTTTACTCCCAAAAATATACAAAGTGCAAATAGCGATGACAGAATAAGCCTTTCGGTTTTAGATACCATTGATTTTATAACAACATTTCAAGGAGAGGGTGCATCTATAAATAATGCAAAATCTATATTTTATACTCTAACAATAGCACCATTATTCGGTCCGATTTTAGTTTTTATATTATATTATCATTTGCCTGTTGTAGGTAGATTTTTTAATCTAGCATTGGCTAGTTTTGTATATGTATTAGTAACTCTTATAATATGGGGAGTTTTGTTTATACTTGCTAAATTTTCAGCTACTGGAGTATTGGTTCCAGAGCTAGGTATTGTTATGCCTGTTGTTTTATTGGCATTTTATTCTATTTATCTGTTTAGGCTCAATCGTTAA
- the fliG gene encoding flagellar motor switch protein FliG, with product MAIKLSDQQKLIYDDLSMPEKIAILLIQLGEESTSLLFSHMDVDVITDISGYIATSKNIDKQVAGAILEEFYALMQSNQYMRSGGLEYAKEILYRTFGPEAAQKILDKLAKSMENTKSFGYLTKIKPQQLADFIVKEHPQTIALILAHMDATGAAETLAYFPDELRSDVVIRMANLGDISPSVIKRVSTVLEGKLESLTSYKVEVGGPRAVAEMLNRLGQKASKATISYIEQNDEKLANTIKELMFTFEDISTLNANAIREILKNVEKKDLMVALKGSSDSLKDKFLSNMSQRAAEAFKEEMGYLGAVRVKDVEDSQRRIVEAVQALAEQGVFQVGEADEMIE from the coding sequence ATGGCTATAAAACTATCAGATCAGCAAAAACTTATATATGACGATTTGTCAATGCCAGAAAAGATTGCTATACTTTTAATACAGCTTGGAGAGGAATCCACAAGTTTGTTATTTTCTCATATGGATGTTGATGTTATAACTGATATTTCAGGGTATATAGCAACTTCTAAAAATATTGATAAACAAGTGGCTGGTGCTATACTTGAAGAGTTTTATGCTTTAATGCAATCAAATCAATATATGAGAAGCGGTGGTCTTGAGTATGCTAAGGAAATTTTGTATAGGACATTTGGACCTGAAGCAGCTCAAAAAATTCTTGATAAATTAGCAAAAAGCATGGAAAATACAAAAAGCTTTGGTTATCTTACAAAGATAAAACCGCAACAACTTGCTGATTTTATAGTAAAAGAACATCCGCAAACAATAGCTCTTATTTTAGCACATATGGATGCTACGGGAGCCGCCGAAACACTTGCTTATTTTCCAGATGAATTAAGAAGCGATGTTGTTATAAGAATGGCAAATTTAGGTGATATTAGCCCATCAGTCATAAAACGTGTATCAACAGTCCTTGAAGGCAAACTTGAAAGCCTGACATCTTACAAGGTTGAAGTTGGTGGACCAAGAGCTGTTGCCGAAATGCTTAATAGACTAGGTCAAAAAGCTTCTAAGGCAACCATATCATATATAGAACAAAACGATGAAAAACTCGCAAATACCATTAAAGAGCTTATGTTTACATTTGAAGATATTAGCACACTTAATGCTAACGCTATACGTGAGATTTTGAAAAATGTAGAGAAGAAAGATCTTATGGTTGCACTTAAAGGTAGCAGTGATAGCTTAAAAGATAAATTTTTATCCAACATGTCTCAAAGAGCAGCCGAAGCTTTTAAAGAGGAGATGGGTTATTTGGGTGCTGTTAGGGTTAAGGATGTGGAAGATTCTCAAAGACGCATAGTTGAGGCTGTTCAAGCACTAGCAGAACAAGGGGTATTTCAAGTTGGTGAAGCAGATGAGATGATAGAATAA
- the hisC gene encoding histidinol-phosphate transaminase translates to MKFNKILSNLKNYETGKPIELVVREFGIKPEEVVKLASNENPFDASKMVEQGMQEVFKNAYLYPDDSYYELKDALANKHNVQSSNIIIGAGSDQIIEFCVHAKANKKSAVLMAGATFSMYEIYAKQVGAEIIRTKSKTHNLKELQELYKANKDKISIIFLCLPNNPLGECADAKDVYKFINKIKKNVLVVVDCAYMEFASFKDQDKLIQAKYLIENFENAIFLGTFSKAYGLGGMCISYGIANKFIISELNKLRPPFNITTLSLRAAILALQDQNFVDEYVKNIFLQMKRYEAVADSLNIEYIPSYANFITLKFKEQNSTDICQNLLKKGIILRDLQSYGLNAIRITIGTSEQNTKVLEHLREILK, encoded by the coding sequence ATGAAATTTAATAAAATTTTATCAAATTTAAAAAACTATGAAACAGGAAAACCAATAGAACTAGTTGTTCGTGAGTTTGGCATAAAGCCAGAAGAGGTTGTAAAACTAGCTAGCAATGAAAATCCTTTTGATGCTAGCAAAATGGTTGAGCAGGGTATGCAAGAGGTGTTTAAGAATGCATATTTATATCCTGATGATAGCTATTATGAGTTAAAAGATGCTTTGGCAAATAAACATAATGTTCAATCCTCAAATATTATAATTGGAGCTGGAAGCGATCAAATTATTGAGTTTTGTGTGCATGCAAAGGCAAATAAAAAAAGTGCTGTTTTGATGGCTGGTGCAACATTTTCTATGTATGAAATTTATGCCAAACAGGTTGGTGCTGAGATTATTAGAACAAAATCAAAAACACATAATTTAAAAGAGTTACAAGAGCTTTATAAGGCCAATAAAGACAAAATAAGCATTATATTTTTGTGTTTGCCAAACAATCCACTTGGTGAGTGTGCTGATGCAAAAGATGTTTATAAATTTATAAATAAAATCAAAAAGAATGTTTTGGTTGTTGTTGATTGTGCTTATATGGAATTTGCTAGTTTTAAAGATCAAGATAAACTTATACAAGCTAAATATTTGATTGAAAATTTTGAAAATGCTATATTTTTAGGAACATTTTCAAAAGCTTATGGACTTGGTGGAATGTGCATTAGTTACGGCATTGCAAATAAATTTATAATCTCTGAATTAAATAAATTAAGACCACCTTTTAATATAACAACTCTTAGTTTAAGGGCTGCTATTTTGGCTTTACAAGATCAAAATTTTGTTGATGAATATGTAAAGAACATTTTTTTGCAAATGAAAAGATATGAAGCTGTTGCTGATAGTTTAAATATAGAGTATATACCAAGCTATGCAAATTTTATAACTCTTAAATTTAAAGAGCAAAATAGCACAGATATATGTCAAAATCTATTAAAAAAAGGTATAATTTTAAGAGATTTACAAAGCTATGGTTTGAATGCTATTCGTATTACGATAGGCACATCGGAACAAAACACTAAAGTTTTAGAACATTTAAGGGAAATTTTAAAGTAA
- a CDS encoding type IV pilus twitching motility protein PilT — translation MLDNQHDVDVSKLDFKLRDELNAYLQLLIEREGSDLHIKSNSYIRGRFNGEMQIMSDKILSKQDGITLAKELLRTNFKDLVEQRNVDFTYNLNDDYRFRVNIFFQMDGVSAVFRTIPTKLPTMDDLKLPPVIKKICENFHRGIILVTGPTGSGKTTTLASMINHMNKTKKKHIITIEDPIEYVYSDEQCLINQRSVGQDARNFSEALRASLREDPDVILVGEMRDLETVETALHAAETGHLVLSTLHTVDAKETIGRVVSMFSKEEQNRVKMTLSSVLAAIISQRLVKTKDGKRRAAVEILIKNIRIRDIIANNREDEIFTAISESKNTYGMQTFDQHLLELYEEGVIDKEEALEKASRPNDLEIKIKNSNLAKQENVIGVKKHSQDDRFKDSIIALKQIQDSD, via the coding sequence ATGCTTGACAATCAACATGATGTTGATGTTTCCAAGCTTGATTTTAAGCTAAGAGACGAGCTTAATGCTTATTTGCAACTACTTATAGAGCGTGAAGGAAGCGACTTACATATTAAATCAAATAGCTATATTCGTGGTAGATTTAATGGCGAAATGCAAATTATGAGTGATAAAATTTTAAGCAAGCAAGATGGGATTACTTTGGCAAAAGAGTTGCTTAGAACAAATTTCAAAGATCTTGTAGAGCAAAGAAATGTTGATTTTACTTATAACTTAAATGATGATTATAGATTTCGCGTAAATATATTTTTTCAAATGGATGGCGTTTCTGCAGTTTTTAGAACTATTCCTACAAAACTTCCAACAATGGATGATTTAAAACTTCCACCTGTTATCAAAAAAATATGTGAAAATTTCCATAGAGGCATTATCTTGGTTACTGGACCAACAGGGAGTGGAAAAACAACAACCCTTGCTAGCATGATAAATCATATGAATAAGACAAAAAAAAAGCATATTATAACAATAGAAGACCCTATCGAATATGTTTATAGTGATGAACAGTGTCTTATAAATCAACGTTCAGTAGGGCAAGATGCTAGAAATTTCTCAGAAGCATTGCGAGCATCTTTGCGCGAGGATCCAGATGTTATATTGGTTGGCGAAATGAGAGATCTTGAAACAGTAGAAACAGCTTTACATGCAGCAGAAACAGGACACTTAGTACTTTCCACTCTTCATACAGTAGATGCTAAAGAGACTATTGGTCGTGTAGTTAGTATGTTTTCTAAAGAGGAACAAAATAGGGTAAAAATGACACTTTCCTCTGTGCTTGCTGCTATAATTTCTCAAAGACTTGTAAAAACAAAAGATGGAAAAAGAAGAGCAGCTGTTGAGATTTTGATTAAAAATATAAGAATAAGAGATATAATCGCAAACAACAGAGAAGATGAAATTTTTACAGCTATTTCTGAAAGTAAAAATACTTATGGTATGCAGACATTTGATCAGCATTTATTAGAGCTTTATGAAGAGGGCGTTATAGATAAAGAAGAAGCTCTTGAAAAAGCTAGTAGACCAAATGACCTTGAAATAAAAATAAAAAATTCAAATCTTGCTAAGCAAGAAAATGTGATAGGTGTTAAAAAGCATTCTCAAGATGATAGATTTAAAGATAGTATAATTGCACTTAAGCAAATTCAAGATAGTGACTAA
- the pheA gene encoding prephenate dehydratase gives MQDIDDLRKDIDDIDDLILEKLNQRMKFVKKIGELKQTNGSPIYRPEREKAILNRLESYEDNLLNKSAIESIYLEIFAVSRNIEMPQKIAYLGPEGTYTYQAAESRFGAMSEYLALASIESVFTKLSQKEVKYGVVPIENNTEGAVGATFDCLAKFENVKIVSEIYLDIHHSFISLNENLKNIKTIYSHPQGYNQCRNFLESHMLSGVTFVAAKSTAHAAFLASKDKESAAICSKIAAKLYNVPIMFETIEDNMANRTRFFVLSDFKTNKTKHSKTSILAKTDHLPGSLADLLNLFKSENINLSKLESRSIKQSEFRTLFFIDFDGHIDDDRVQNVLGLCKKIGIEVTWLGSYLNGDEG, from the coding sequence ATGCAAGATATTGATGATTTAAGAAAAGATATTGATGATATTGATGATTTGATTTTAGAAAAATTAAATCAAAGAATGAAATTTGTCAAGAAAATAGGGGAGTTGAAACAAACCAATGGTTCTCCTATTTATAGACCTGAGCGTGAAAAAGCTATATTAAATCGCTTAGAAAGCTATGAGGATAATCTTTTAAATAAATCAGCAATCGAATCAATATATCTTGAAATTTTTGCGGTAAGTAGAAATATTGAAATGCCACAAAAAATAGCATATCTTGGGCCAGAAGGCACATATACCTATCAAGCTGCAGAGAGTCGTTTTGGAGCAATGAGCGAATACCTAGCACTTGCGAGTATTGAATCAGTATTTACAAAATTATCTCAAAAAGAGGTTAAATACGGAGTTGTTCCTATAGAAAACAATACAGAAGGTGCAGTTGGCGCTACTTTTGATTGTTTGGCTAAGTTTGAAAATGTTAAAATAGTTTCTGAAATTTATTTGGATATTCACCATAGTTTTATTAGTCTAAATGAGAATTTAAAAAATATAAAAACAATATACTCTCATCCGCAAGGCTATAATCAATGTAGAAACTTTTTAGAAAGTCATATGCTTTCAGGTGTTACTTTTGTTGCTGCAAAATCAACAGCACATGCGGCTTTTTTGGCTTCTAAGGATAAAGAATCAGCTGCGATTTGTTCTAAGATAGCTGCTAAACTTTATAATGTTCCTATAATGTTTGAAACAATTGAAGATAATATGGCAAATAGAACTAGATTTTTTGTTTTGAGTGATTTTAAAACAAACAAAACAAAGCACTCAAAAACATCAATACTTGCAAAAACAGATCATCTTCCGGGCTCTTTGGCTGATTTATTAAATCTTTTTAAATCCGAAAATATAAATCTTAGTAAGCTAGAAAGCAGGTCTATAAAACAGAGTGAGTTTAGAACTTTATTTTTTATTGATTTTGATGGACATATAGATGATGATAGGGTTCAAAATGTATTAGGATTATGTAAGAAAATCGGGATAGAGGTAACATGGCTTGGGAGTTATCTCAATGGAGATGAGGGATGA
- the pth gene encoding aminoacyl-tRNA hydrolase — MILIVGLGNPTEQYKNTRHNIGFMLIDKLLNSDFVDVSSSKFQGEVYKHKNTLLLKPNTYMNLSGNSVKAVNDFYKPDRIVVIHDDLDLSFGAVKFKKGGSSGGHNGIKSIDNLIGNDYERVRIGIGRANNVTNFVLGEFNDNEKKILDDILDYTKNAVLELIKNDISYASQKFTLKKWQNAV, encoded by the coding sequence ATGATTCTTATAGTGGGGCTAGGTAACCCCACCGAACAATACAAAAATACTAGACACAATATCGGATTTATGCTTATAGACAAGCTTTTAAATTCCGATTTTGTGGATGTTAGTTCATCTAAATTTCAAGGTGAAGTCTATAAACACAAAAACACATTGCTTCTAAAACCAAACACTTATATGAATCTTTCTGGAAATAGTGTAAAAGCTGTTAATGATTTTTATAAGCCAGACCGTATAGTAGTTATTCATGATGATCTTGATTTAAGCTTTGGTGCTGTTAAGTTTAAAAAAGGTGGCAGTAGTGGAGGTCATAATGGTATTAAATCGATAGATAATTTAATCGGAAATGATTATGAAAGAGTCAGGATAGGCATCGGTCGTGCTAACAATGTTACAAATTTTGTTCTAGGCGAGTTTAATGATAATGAAAAAAAGATTTTAGATGATATTTTAGATTATACTAAAAATGCTGTTTTAGAACTTATAAAAAATGATATTTCTTATGCCTCGCAAAAATTTACACTAAAAAAATGGCAAAATGCTGTTTAG
- a CDS encoding 50S ribosomal protein L25/general stress protein Ctc, which translates to MLEGIVRESIGKKSAKALRRDGYLIANIYGKGLENVAAAFKVNEFIKEARKKETLAFDVKVGENVYKVVIVDYQRDAVTNNLKHVDLKVAIPGLVSKYLIPVKPYGTPIGLKNKGVLIQSKRRIAVKCTAENLPNSFDVDVSKLDIDDTILVRDIVVPDGVTMVDADRIAVLGVIKAR; encoded by the coding sequence ATGTTAGAAGGTATCGTTAGAGAGAGTATCGGTAAGAAGTCTGCAAAGGCTTTGAGAAGAGATGGTTATCTAATCGCGAACATTTATGGTAAGGGATTAGAGAATGTTGCAGCAGCTTTTAAAGTAAATGAATTTATAAAAGAAGCTCGCAAAAAAGAGACCCTTGCATTTGATGTAAAAGTTGGCGAGAATGTATACAAAGTCGTTATCGTTGATTATCAAAGAGATGCTGTTACAAATAATTTAAAACACGTTGATCTTAAAGTAGCTATTCCTGGTCTTGTTTCAAAATATCTTATACCTGTTAAGCCTTATGGCACTCCAATAGGTCTTAAAAACAAAGGTGTTTTAATACAATCAAAAAGACGTATAGCTGTTAAGTGTACTGCTGAAAATTTACCAAACTCTTTTGATGTTGATGTTAGCAAACTTGATATAGATGATACTATATTGGTTCGTGATATTGTTGTTCCAGATGGTGTTACTATGGTAGATGCTGACCGTATAGCAGTTCTTGGGGTAATAAAAGCTAGATAA
- the fliF gene encoding flagellar basal-body MS-ring/collar protein FliF, with product MDLKALLQQISQVYQKLSLRQKIVIASSVVVVVGFLVFLTLFKSKTNTYAGYSVLFENISANDSALIIDQLTKDGVDYKLVNEGTILVPNADVYKERISVATLGIPKESKIGFEIFDKQEFGATDVEQRVKYQRALEGELARTIESLAPITKATIRIAFPKETVFTERQSPPTASVVLELKSGGSLGAKQIFGIKNLVAASVTNLTLENVKIVNQDGIALGEEDGFDSEMIIQQIRYKKEFENNYEQKIINVLAPIVGGTNKVVAKVNIEFDFDKKDSQSEVYDPNNVVRSESNVEEKRQGRTKNDIQGVPGAVSNIGPVEGLDDNKLEEQYSKSSQQTNYEISKKITNVKGQFATILRVSAAVVVDGIYQNKKDENGNLLDEFEYISLNDSQKASITNLIKQAIGFNASRGDEVTLDNFEFKNLTRVSPTQKVNGFMQDYIIPFMPLFKYIFAILLLYLFYKKVIVVFMQKMLEDIKEDEDDLGIDHLENLEIDDEDTLEKFKAAKKKVEEQLGLTGDFNEDELKYDVLLEKMKGIVQERSEEISILLQDMVKNDSDFNVRKEL from the coding sequence ATGGATTTAAAAGCATTACTTCAACAAATAAGTCAAGTTTATCAAAAATTATCTTTAAGACAAAAAATAGTAATAGCTAGTTCGGTTGTTGTTGTTGTTGGTTTTTTGGTTTTTTTGACTCTGTTCAAGTCAAAGACAAATACCTATGCTGGATATAGTGTTTTATTTGAAAATATAAGCGCAAATGATTCAGCTTTAATTATAGATCAGCTCACAAAAGATGGGGTGGATTATAAACTTGTAAATGAAGGCACTATACTTGTTCCAAATGCTGATGTTTATAAGGAACGAATATCCGTTGCAACTCTTGGTATCCCAAAAGAAAGCAAGATTGGATTTGAAATTTTTGATAAGCAAGAATTTGGAGCCACAGATGTCGAGCAAAGAGTTAAATATCAAAGGGCATTAGAGGGTGAGCTTGCAAGAACGATAGAAAGCCTTGCTCCAATAACCAAGGCTACAATCAGAATAGCATTTCCAAAAGAAACGGTATTTACAGAAAGACAAAGCCCACCAACAGCATCTGTTGTGCTTGAGTTAAAATCAGGTGGTTCTCTTGGAGCAAAGCAAATTTTTGGTATTAAAAATCTAGTCGCAGCTTCTGTTACAAATTTAACCTTGGAAAATGTAAAGATAGTAAATCAAGATGGTATAGCATTAGGTGAAGAAGATGGCTTTGATAGCGAGATGATAATTCAGCAAATTCGCTACAAAAAAGAATTTGAAAATAATTATGAACAAAAAATAATAAATGTCCTAGCACCAATAGTTGGCGGAACTAACAAAGTTGTTGCTAAGGTAAATATAGAGTTTGATTTTGACAAAAAAGACTCTCAAAGCGAGGTTTATGATCCAAACAATGTTGTTAGAAGCGAAAGTAACGTAGAAGAAAAAAGACAAGGCAGGACAAAAAATGATATCCAAGGTGTTCCTGGCGCTGTAAGCAACATAGGTCCTGTAGAAGGTCTTGATGATAACAAGTTAGAAGAACAATACAGCAAAAGTTCTCAGCAAACAAATTATGAAATCTCTAAAAAAATTACAAATGTAAAAGGTCAGTTTGCCACTATTTTAAGAGTTAGTGCAGCCGTTGTTGTTGATGGTATTTATCAGAACAAAAAAGATGAAAATGGAAATTTATTAGATGAATTTGAATATATATCTTTAAACGACTCTCAAAAAGCTTCAATTACAAATTTGATAAAACAAGCTATTGGCTTTAATGCCAGTAGAGGTGATGAAGTAACGCTTGACAACTTTGAGTTTAAAAATTTAACAAGGGTCTCTCCAACCCAAAAAGTAAATGGGTTTATGCAAGATTATATTATTCCTTTTATGCCTTTGTTTAAATATATTTTTGCTATATTGTTACTATATTTGTTTTACAAAAAAGTTATCGTTGTATTTATGCAAAAGATGCTTGAAGATATTAAGGAAGATGAAGATGACTTGGGTATCGATCACCTTGAAAATTTAGAGATAGATGATGAGGATACCTTGGAGAAATTTAAGGCAGCTAAGAAAAAAGTCGAAGAGCAACTCGGTCTTACTGGCGATTTTAATGAAGATGAGCTTAAATACGATGTATTGCTTGAAAAGATGAAAGGTATAGTTCAAGAAAGAAGCGAAGAGATATCAATTTTGCTTCAAGATATGGTAAAAAATGACAGCGATTTTAATGTTCGCAAGGAGTTGTAA
- the lysA gene encoding diaminopimelate decarboxylase, giving the protein MDYSSLAQKYNTPLYIYDFDKIALRYSELKQAFSGRKSLVCYAVKANSNLSLLKFLASLGAGFDCVSVGEIKRALIAGAKPYQMIFSGVGKRDDEIKYALTSDILMINLESEAELERVENISRELQKVARISIRVNPDVDANTHPYISTGLNENKFGVDMDTAKKMYIKAKKSDNLQPIGIHFHIGSQITDISSIIQASGIVSKLLTELKSVDVDIKFFDIGGGIGIVYNDERDVSLYDYAQGILKNLSGHDMTIVCEPGRFLVGNAGEFLTKVLYEKTNKNKRFVVVDGAMNDLLRPSLYNAYHRISVVGKDKNHTSCDVVGPICESGDFLAKNINLPICESGDLIVVKSAGAYGFSMSSNYNTRPRVAEVAIINNKDKLIRKRESFDDVIALEKECLE; this is encoded by the coding sequence ATGGATTACTCTAGCTTAGCACAAAAGTATAATACCCCGCTTTATATATATGATTTTGACAAAATTGCTTTAAGATATAGCGAGCTAAAACAAGCCTTTAGCGGTAGAAAATCTCTTGTTTGTTATGCAGTAAAAGCAAACTCAAACTTAAGTTTACTTAAATTTTTAGCCTCTTTAGGAGCTGGATTTGATTGTGTTAGTGTGGGAGAAATAAAAAGAGCGTTGATTGCTGGTGCAAAGCCTTACCAGATGATATTTAGCGGTGTCGGAAAAAGAGATGATGAGATAAAGTATGCTTTGACAAGTGATATTCTTATGATAAATTTAGAAAGCGAAGCTGAACTTGAAAGAGTTGAAAACATCTCTAGGGAGCTACAAAAAGTAGCAAGAATTAGCATAAGAGTAAATCCAGATGTTGATGCAAATACTCATCCTTATATATCTACAGGATTAAATGAAAATAAATTCGGTGTTGATATGGATACAGCTAAAAAAATGTATATAAAAGCAAAAAAATCAGATAACTTGCAACCAATAGGAATACATTTTCATATAGGTTCTCAAATAACAGATATAAGCTCTATAATACAAGCTTCTGGCATAGTAAGCAAACTATTGACTGAACTTAAATCAGTTGATGTTGATATTAAATTTTTTGATATTGGTGGTGGTATCGGGATAGTTTATAATGATGAGCGAGATGTAAGCTTATATGATTATGCACAAGGAATTTTAAAAAATCTTTCAGGTCATGATATGACTATAGTGTGTGAGCCTGGTAGGTTTTTAGTTGGTAATGCTGGTGAGTTTTTAACCAAGGTTTTGTATGAAAAGACAAATAAAAACAAAAGATTTGTTGTTGTAGATGGCGCCATGAATGATCTTTTAAGACCTAGTTTGTATAATGCTTATCATAGAATTAGTGTTGTTGGAAAAGATAAAAATCATACAAGTTGTGATGTAGTTGGCCCTATATGTGAAAGCGGAGATTTTTTAGCTAAAAACATAAATTTGCCTATATGCGAAAGCGGTGATTTGATTGTTGTTAAAAGTGCTGGGGCATATGGGTTTAGTATGAGTTCTAATTATAACACAAGACCTAGGGTTGCTGAGGTGGCTATCATAAACAACAAGGACAAGCTTATAAGAAAAAGGGAAAGCTTCGATGATGTTATAGCTCTTGAAAAGGAGTGTTTGGAATAA
- the fliH gene encoding flagellar assembly protein FliH — translation MKSSVITNEIANKHFVENYRFKVLGSDMSNEKDKISHEQKTLPASEDENTKNIEPKQNNINQQNIQSYEAQNKSSNFDAGFVEELLKKTDELSSNMIKLQMQIENQESEFAKRLEAEVARAKEDGKNEGIAESNSAFDTKLKELNDKFNASIEKLAVKFNELDEFILKNEQDLAETSISIAKEVIGSEVEQKSEKIAYAVTKNLLQDIKDAKNITLRVNPDDGEYLKNAFLENSHIKIELDDAISKGGVVIINELGNIDATLETRIEKLKTLVE, via the coding sequence ATGAAAAGCAGTGTTATAACAAACGAAATTGCCAATAAGCATTTCGTTGAAAATTATCGTTTTAAGGTTTTGGGTAGTGATATGTCTAATGAAAAAGATAAAATTTCTCATGAGCAAAAAACTTTACCTGCTTCTGAAGATGAAAATACTAAAAATATAGAACCAAAACAAAATAATATTAACCAACAAAATATACAGTCTTATGAAGCTCAAAATAAATCATCAAATTTTGATGCAGGATTTGTTGAAGAATTGCTTAAAAAAACAGATGAGCTTAGCTCAAATATGATAAAACTTCAAATGCAAATAGAAAATCAAGAGAGCGAGTTTGCAAAAAGACTAGAGGCAGAAGTTGCAAGAGCAAAAGAAGATGGCAAAAATGAAGGCATCGCTGAGTCAAATTCGGCTTTTGATACAAAACTTAAAGAGCTAAATGATAAGTTTAATGCTTCCATTGAAAAACTTGCAGTTAAATTTAATGAACTTGATGAGTTTATACTTAAAAACGAACAGGATTTAGCCGAAACATCAATAAGCATAGCAAAAGAGGTGATTGGCTCTGAAGTAGAACAAAAATCAGAAAAAATAGCTTATGCTGTAACTAAAAATTTACTTCAAGATATAAAAGATGCAAAAAATATAACTCTTAGGGTAAATCCTGATGATGGCGAATATCTAAAAAATGCTTTTTTAGAAAATTCACACATTAAAATAGAATTAGATGATGCTATTAGTAAGGGCGGTGTTGTTATTATAAATGAGCTGGGCAATATTGATGCAACGCTTGAAACTAGAATTGAAAAATTAAAGACTTTGGTGGAATAA